Proteins found in one Brassica napus cultivar Da-Ae unplaced genomic scaffold, Da-Ae ScsIHWf_3122;HRSCAF=3939, whole genome shotgun sequence genomic segment:
- the LOC125603253 gene encoding uncharacterized protein LOC125603253, producing the protein MVYLKVSAQKGKDRFGKVGKLAVRFIGPYRIIGRVGEVAYRLELPEDMNLHPVFHVSMLRRHIRDPDSIEPVRIPELRTNLTYPEGPIRIGERRLKKLKNREIPQIQVFWGRQNRLVITWEDEDRFRQNYPEFFEDEAATSSAPWNSGTNSNEWGRM; encoded by the coding sequence ATGGTCTATCTCAAGGTATCAGCTCAGAAAGGAAAGGATCGTTTCGGCAAAGTCGGGAAGTTAGCAGTTCGTTTCATTGGTCCATACCGGATCATTGGAAGAGTAGGAGAAGTAGCTTACAGGCTAGAGCTGCCAGAAGACATGAATTTACACCCTGTATTTCATGTATCTATGCTGAGAAGGCACATTCGAGATCCTGATTCTATCGAGCCTGTGAGAATCCCAGAGCTTAGGACAAATCTCACATATCCAGAAGGGCCGATACGCATCGGGGAACGACGtttgaagaagctgaagaataGGGAGATTCCTCAAATCCAAGTCTTTTGGGGAAGACAAAACCGCTTGGTGATAACATGGGAAGATGAAGACAGATTTCGTCAGAACTATCCAGAGTTCTTCGAAGATGAAGCGGCGACGTCATCAGCACCttggaattcggggacgaattctaaTGAGTGGGGGAGAATGTAA